In the genome of Zygosaccharomyces rouxii strain CBS732 chromosome G complete sequence, the window AAGATTGGTACAGGAGAATACCGCTAAGTTCGTATGGTATACACGGGGGTCAACAGTCATGCAATATCTGTTTGTGGTCATCAAAGatctttatcaaaatgaattgaagcCATGTGAGCTAAACAGTTTTTCAGAGCCGCTGAAGAAGACAGTGAATACCgatattgaagaaattttgaaaagagacgacgtctttttcaaattcgtTCTTATTGATCATGTCATTGGTTtattagaattgaaactAGCGGCCCTATGGAATGACGAAGATCTATACAAATTCATTCTGGTTAAAGCCATAAAGGAAAAGGTATGGCAGGTCTTTAGAACTCAGTTGGGACACAATAAAAACAGAATAGAAGAAGTATCAAAGTGCAAACTGTTTGTAAGTGGTGAAAAACATCTACAAAATCTCAAAAGTattaattttgaagattatATAGACAATTGGGAATCCGATATCGTCCTCCTTGAgatgaataaaattttggtaaattggatTGACGATTTACAAGGTTAATGAATACATAAATAAATTAATTTAAGTCATAAAGTCCAGATCGTATCGTGTAATTTTGGTATTACTAGCatcttattttattttactttTCCCTTTCCTCATCTGATCTGATTAAAGGCGCTAAAAATGACAGAATCCGGCTTGGCTTTCACTTTAGGCTTATCAAAGATCTTCCAGTACCTAAGAGTCTcatcaccagcaccagAAACAACCGTAGTTCCATCTGCAGATAAAGTCAAATGCAGTACTCTGAAACTGTGGCCCTTCAGTATCGCCACGGGATCCATAGTTGGAAAATCCCAAAGGGTGAGATTATACCTTGAGTAACCATGAGAGgttaaaatttcatctgtATTCTTTGACCATACCATATTACAAACCTGAGATCCCGTATCCACATCACTAATCTTCTGAGAGGTGTTTACATTCCAAACTTTAAGCCGCCTATCAGCAGTACCACCGCCGGAACCTAAAACTCCTCTTTTATGTGGCGACCATGCCATAGCTTTCACGGCTGCCGTATGTTCGTTAAATGTCAACACGGGATTCCTAGCAGTAGAGTCGTAGACGAATAGcatattatcattaccacctGATGCCAACTTATTATCATCCACATTCCATTTCAAGCCACAGACTTCTTGTGTATGTGCTTCGATACGTTCAAAATAAGAATCTGGTATACGGACGTCTCTATGTAATATACGCCTATCTCGGCTTCCCGACGTCAAAACGTAATTATTCCATGAGAGACAAGCAACTCTGTCCATGTGTCCTGACAAGGTTCGTATGCACTTCTTTTTAACCACGTCATAAATTTCAACCAAACCGTTACCTTGACCTACGGCCAAGTGAGAGCCAGCCCCCACCCAGCTTAAACTAGTGTACTCGTTTTCAGTATCacaaagatgaagaacGTCACCCGTAGCATTGTCCGCtaaaaaaatggatttaccTAATGCTACTGCCAACATATCGGTTGAAGACCAATCTATGAGATCGTAATAAAAATCATCCGCTAGGGAAGGTGCATCCAGCACTCTATAGGGGATTTTGGCAATCTGTCTAAATTGTTTACCAGGTGACAGTAACAGTTGCTTTGAGTCGGGACGGACAGAAGAGCTAGTGTCGAAGAATTGTGATTGCATCATAGAGGCCGTAGAAGGCCTAGTACCCGTTCTTTCCCTATAAGTTAAAAGACTAGCGCCCCTAATGGCATTACTGGAAGGTCTGAATAACTCTTCAGAATGGGAATGCAAACCTCGATGAGGCGTCACAGGAGCCGATTGAACTTGACTATCTACATCAACACTATCTGGAGGCGTCGTCGGAGCTTCTTCCTCAATCGGTTCATTTAAGTTGACTCGAGAAGGCCTCGTGTTCTTGATACGATCTATACTACTTTCATTTCCTACTGCATCCCTTGAAAGCTTTTCTCCAAATAATTCATTCTTTAAGACTGcatcaaaagtttcatgTGCTTGCATCTCCCTCTGTAACTCCACTTGATCCTCTGATATAGATGGCGGCGCAGGTGGTAAACTAGCAACGCTACCAATTGAAGCCATTGTATTAAGATCAATTTCTGTACGACTGGGAATAAAACGATCACCATAGGCTGCTGACCCCGTTATCCTCGACCTTCTTGTCGGCGAAGACATTAATGAAGACGACGAAGAGCTCCCCAGCGGTCGTTTCGTAACCCTATTGTTGTCAGCATTTTTCAACGGGGAAGACGACGGAGTATTATTAATGAACGGATTTCCTGAATAACCTGCCATCTATCTGGTAAATATATCTCCCCAAACCGATCTCCTCAAACACCACCTGTGGTTCCTTAGATTTGAGACTAGGGCTTTGAGCTCTTGTAGTTTTAATGTGTATCTTCCTAATTACTGTCAGGATTTgcttttcttcaataagAAATTCGTCGTCAAAGTGATCACTCTAATTCGTCCatagtgataataatgCATTTAGAAATACATGGTTCACTAATCTTGTGCCAGTTTAGCCGCCTTGAGGGTCAGTATACGTTCGTAATCCGTCGGAATAGTGAATTGAGCGACTAACAAATCATTACCTCTAACGTCAAATTGTTCTCTAGTTCTTAAATCGATATCAACTTCTTCTGCTTGATTTAACTCTTCTTGTTGCTCTAATTCATcgatttgatcaaattcatcttctttttcccGATAATCCACATTCTCCTCCACTTCTTCGAAATCTGGAGCTAAAGCACTCCATTTGGGGGCGATTACTATGGACCAGATGTAAACATCACCAGATTCAAGACCATTACTAGCAATGAACATTTTGTAGAAATTCCAATCAATGTCCATCAATTCCTCTTCAGAACCTTCCAAAACACGAACTAGGGTACCTGAACTAGTTTCCCAAAGATACAATTCGTGCGCGGATGAACCATGCGTAGAGGCCACAAGATATTCCGCAGCTTTATTactgaaaaaaatactATTCCACTGTAACTTGTTAATCACATCCTGGTACTTGTGTtctaattccaattctacaGAGGAGCGATCCGCGGTTAACGTAAAAGCATACTGTCTAATGGATCTATCTGAACAATTAACAGCGATCTTATCACCTTGTTGAGATACAATGACATGTTTAATATTGGCATTGGCCACCTTCAGACCTTTCAGCATTTGAGCGACATTCGATTCACTTTCTCCTTTGCAAAGTTGATACACATTGATCCAACCTTTAGAAGTCCCCGTAAAAATGATATCAGAAAATTTTGTATGAACAGTGGAAGTCAAAACGTACCCATgatcatcattattttcatttcCGTGTAATGTTCGTACCAGCGGTTGATCATGGGCAAaataaattaaaaatgCACTACTCTCTTCTAAAACCGTTACCACACAAGTAAATTGATCTGCATTTACCCATTGGCAATTCCAAATGGGAGAATCAAAACGAACTTGTTTCAAAGGTTGTCCGGCGCTAGCTAGGTCCCATAATTTTACAGACCAGTCCCTCGAGCCTGTTAATAGATACTTCCCATCTGATGACCATGAAATTGACTGTACAGATCTCATATGTGCCCCCATTTTATTCCCCAATACACAGATGGGTCTAAAAGTATCCATATCGTAGATTATCACACCTCCATTTGAACAACCTAGCGCTAAATAGTCACCACGGGGGCTAAAACGAACACATTCGGTGTGCAAAGGGTTCTCCAAACTGTGTGTAAGCTTGTCAGGATACTCCTTAAGAACAGAAAAGGGATCCTGAAGTAACAAATTGGTCATTTGAACTTCTTATTCTTCCTGTTATTCTTGATGGTGACGCGTTTTTCCTCTAGTAAGCACAGGgcaatcttttttttttttccatttcgCTAGGCGTTCTCTATAACTATGTTTTGAACAACTcacaataataataacaaacACAAGCATTTGAATCGATTCATTCAGTGTTAGCTGCCCTAAGAATCATTCATGTTGTTAGTTTCAGCTTTATTGCAATTGGCAATTGTTGCCCTGCTATTTCCTTCTCAAGTGGCGGCTTTTTCCCTCTACAGTAATGGTGAGAGAAGATGTTTCTACAAGGAATTGTCAAAGGGTACGTTACTTCAGGGCAAGTACAGTGTCAAGGCATATGATGATGGTATCCAATCCTACAGAGACACTAATCCACAAGAATTCGATGTATCAATGGAAGTAGAAGAAGTTTTTGATGATTATCACAGAGTTGTGCATCAAAAGGGTGTATCAGGAGAACTAAACCTATTAGCGCTAGATTCAGGTGAACACAGAATTTGTATTCAGGCGCAACCTAATTCTTGGATGGGTAAATCAAAAACTAAGATCAATttagattttgaaattggttctGACGTTAAATTGGAttcaaaacaaaaaacagTGGTTGATTCTCTACATCAAAAAGTAAACATTTTAAATGATAAAGTGCTTTCGATTAGAAGGGAACAGAAATTGGTTAGAGACCGTGAAGCCCAATTCAGAGATATCTCTGAATCTGTTAACTCGCATGCTATGTGGTGGAGTGTCATTCAATTGGTTGTGCTAGTGCTAACCTGTATTTGGCAAATGAGACATTTAAGGACTTTCTTCGTAAAACAGAAAGTTTTGTAAAGAAACCCTACAGAGTCATTaaatattattactatATATATTTGTACACATTTTCTATTATTATGCTAGGATTGCATGAAGATCTTAAAACACGAACAGCGTCTTGAAATCCTGCACTTTTTTATTATCCACTGCACTTGGATCTATGTTGGAAGGCGAGATTTGTCCAAAATCATATTCCGGATCACTTTCAGTTGCTATGATAGATGGAGCGGTTGAATAAGCATTGGCAACCTTGGTTGGTATTTTATCAACGACATCGCTATCAGAGTTATTATCTGGAGGACCGAACTTTTGAGGCTGAAATTTAAATGCAAATTCAGGCTTAGCCGCCGGGTGAGCATGTGGTTGTGATTTCGTATTAGGCTCAATTTTATCGTTCGtttggaattggaagtTAAAGGTAGGGGCCTTGGGCACTTCAGGTTCCGTTTCTTTAGTTGTTATCTTTCTCTCTGGTGATTCATCAGCTTTAACCACATTAGAACGCAGTGATGATGACCGCATAGGCTTGTATTTGTCTACTGAATTATGCTGCTGAGACTTTGGAGCAACTTCGTTTGTTACCTTAGTCTTagcattttccaattcctgCAAAGCTGATGATTTTATAGGGGCAAACTTAGAGGGCTCTTGTTTAGTAGCTGGTAACGTGGGTAAACTTTTCTTATATTTGCGAAGTTGATTAACGTGTGACGAATAAGGATTTGCCAATCGATTTgaagtttcttctttggaattatcattttccaGAAGCGAAACCAGTGCTGATGCAGTATTActcaattttttaccattactTGGCTTAACAACCATGCTTTTAGAAGCATCAGGGGTCTTAGTACCATGTGCATCGCTACTATCATTATCTGCCGCACTGTATTTGTAGACAGTAGTCTTGTATGGAGATGGTAGACTAGAATAATCGAAAACCCGCCTTCTAGAGGAAACTGAACCTCTGCTAGTGTTTGCAAAACTGTGAGATCCAAAAGAGTCATCGTATCTGGGAGTAAATGCAGGGGCCCTCATAGTCGATGTAGCTAAGGAGGGTGTTCTCGAATGCTTGAGTATGCGAGAATATACTAAATCTGTAGGATCATCGTGACTCAATGTAGTATTGACTATGGAACCTGCTCTAGAAGATCTTACTGATTTACTTGACTTCTTCATAAGCGATTTCACACCttccatttccatttcactCAAAGGCTCCCCACCCTTTCGACTAAAGAAATCAGCAAGCTTGGCATTAGAGATATCTGCATTATAGggttcttcatcagcaCTAGCCTCTTCATCCCTTTCCCCTTCGTTAATAGCGTCTACATTGGGAGTCGAATTACTTATTTGTGCTTCCCCTGGACACTTGGGTAATACAATAGAAGGTGAAGCATCATCTGAATTAAAAAAACCGCCAGGAATTGACACAGTTGGGCTTCCTCCGCTAGCTAAATGTCTTCTCTTCAAACcagaattttcttctttgccATCATTACCATCGTTTGTGAAAAATGACTTCAGTTTGTTCAAAATACTGGGTTTACTTCTGTTATTACTAGACATGGGTCTTCTGTAAGGTGCTATAGCCCCCCTGGAACGATAAGATTTGCTCTGATCAACCATCAAAAAAACTTCACACACGGTTATCCTTGCGGAGACGAAGTAGAGTAATTAATATGAATTTTGTTCTGCAACGACTTTCAacctttttttcttttcatgCCTTCCCACTAGAGAAAGGGTTCAGCTTATCCTTGCAAAGTAATTTAAGTTGCAAAAAATAATCGGGGCATACtgggaattgaacccaGGGCCTCTCGCACCCAAAGCGAGAATCATACCACTAGACCACACGCCCTGATATTTTGTTAAAGATCAGGTATCAGGTTATTGTATTTTACAACTAGTATTACCTAAAAAGTTGTCTTCTGGAAAACATTTTTATATAGGTGTTCTATTCATTAACATATGGCTACATCTGGATCTTTGATACATCTATAACTTTTCATCCATCCAAGCTAGagttttttcaataccttcttcaatgtTTACTCGTGGCTTATAATCAAGCAATTCCTTTGCTTTAGTAACATTATGATAACGAGTAGCACAAACAATTTTGGCTCTAAAAGGCGTCAATCCTGGCTCTTTACCCAAtaatttggagaaaaatTCGGAAAGATAACCAGCTAAAATTGCTACAGGTCTATTCAACACAATAACACTCTTATCAACATGACCATCAGCTTTCCAAACGGTACGGGCAAGTGCCCAGAAATAAGCAGGTTCATCGTtagtaatgaaaaatgTTTCACCAGCCACTTTTGAAGCAGTTTCTGAGTTCAAAAGCTTCTGTGTGGCTAAAACATGGGCATCCGCCACGTTACCGGCATAAGTCCAATCGAATAGATTGTTATTGTCACCCAATTGGAACTTAGATTGGCCTAATTTAGCTACGTTACGCAATCCTG includes:
- the ERP1 gene encoding Erp1p (similar to uniprot|Q05359 Saccharomyces cerevisiae YAR002C-A ERP1 Protein that forms a heterotrimeric complex with Erp2p Emp24p and Erv25p member along with Emp24p and Erv25p of the p24 family involved in ER to Golgi transport and localized to COPII-coated vesicles); protein product: MLLVSALLQLAIVALLFPSQVAAFSLYSNGERRCFYKELSKGTLLQGKYSVKAYDDGIQSYRDTNPQEFDVSMEVEEVFDDYHRVVHQKGVSGELNLLALDSGEHRICIQAQPNSWMGKSKTKINLDFEIGSDVKLDSKQKTVVDSLHQKVNILNDKVLSIRREQKLVRDREAQFRDISESVNSHAMWWSVIQLVVLVLTCIWQMRHLRTFFVKQKVL
- the SWD1 gene encoding COMPASS subunit protein SWD1 (similar to uniprot|P39706 Saccharomyces cerevisiae YAR003W SWD1 Subunit of the COMPASS complex which methylates histone H3 on lysine 4 and is required in transcriptional silencing near telomeres); protein product: MTNLLLQDPFSVLKEYPDKLTHSLENPLHTECVRFSPRGDYLALGCSNGGVIIYDMDTFRPICVLGNKMGAHMRSVQSISWSSDGKYLLTGSRDWSVKLWDLASAGQPLKQVRFDSPIWNCQWVNADQFTCVVTVLEESSAFLIYFAHDQPLVRTLHGNENNDDHGYVLTSTVHTKFSDIIFTGTSKGWINVYQLCKGESESNVAQMLKGLKVANANIKHVIVSQQGDKIAVNCSDRSIRQYAFTLTADRSSVELELEHKYQDVINKLQWNSIFFSNKAAEYLVASTHGSSAHELYLWETSSGTLVRVLEGSEEELMDIDWNFYKMFIASNGLESGDVYIWSIVIAPKWSALAPDFEEVEENVDYREKEDEFDQIDELEQQEELNQAEEVDIDLRTREQFDVRGNDLLVAQFTIPTDYERILTLKAAKLAQD
- the CDH1 gene encoding Cdh1p (similar to uniprot|P53197 Saccharomyces cerevisiae YGL003C CDH1 CDC20 homolog 1 protein required for Clb2 and Ase1 degradation), which produces MAGYSGNPFINNTPSSSPLKNADNNRVTKRPLGSSSSSSLMSSPTRRSRITGSAAYGDRFIPSRTEIDLNTMASIGSVASLPPAPPSISEDQVELQREMQAHETFDAVLKNELFGEKLSRDAVGNESSIDRIKNTRPSRVNLNEPIEEEAPTTPPDSVDVDSQVQSAPVTPHRGLHSHSEELFRPSSNAIRGASLLTYRERTGTRPSTASMMQSQFFDTSSSVRPDSKQLLLSPGKQFRQIAKIPYRVLDAPSLADDFYYDLIDWSSTDMLAVALGKSIFLADNATGDVLHLCDTENEYTSLSWVGAGSHLAVGQGNGLVEIYDVVKKKCIRTLSGHMDRVACLSWNNYVLTSGSRDRRILHRDVRIPDSYFERIEAHTQEVCGLKWNVDDNKLASGGNDNMLFVYDSTARNPVLTFNEHTAAVKAMAWSPHKRGVLGSGGGTADRRLKVWNVNTSQKISDVDTGSQVCNMVWSKNTDEILTSHGYSRYNLTLWDFPTMDPVAILKGHSFRVLHLTLSADGTTVVSGAGDETLRYWKIFDKPKVKAKPDSVIFSAFNQIR
- the NUP60 gene encoding FG-nucleoporin NUP60 (weakly similar to uniprot|P39705 Saccharomyces cerevisiae YAR002W NUP60 Subunit of the nuclear pore complex (NPC) functions to anchor Nup2p to the NPC in a dynamic process that is controlled by the nucleoplasmic concentration of Gsp1p-GTP potential Cdc28p substrate), yielding MVDQSKSYRSRGAIAPYRRPMSSNNRSKPSILNKLKSFFTNDGNDGKEENSGLKRRHLASGGSPTVSIPGGFFNSDDASPSIVLPKCPGEAQISNSTPNVDAINEGERDEEASADEEPYNADISNAKLADFFSRKGGEPLSEMEMEGVKSLMKKSSKSVRSSRAGSIVNTTLSHDDPTDLVYSRILKHSRTPSLATSTMRAPAFTPRYDDSFGSHSFANTSRGSVSSRRRVFDYSSLPSPYKTTVYKYSAADNDSSDAHGTKTPDASKSMVVKPSNGKKLSNTASALVSLLENDNSKEETSNRLANPYSSHVNQLRKYKKSLPTLPATKQEPSKFAPIKSSALQELENAKTKVTNEVAPKSQQHNSVDKYKPMRSSSLRSNVVKADESPERKITTKETEPEVPKAPTFNFQFQTNDKIEPNTKSQPHAHPAAKPEFAFKFQPQKFGPPDNNSDSDVVDKIPTKVANAYSTAPSIIATESDPEYDFGQISPSNIDPSAVDNKKVQDFKTLFVF